Proteins found in one Williamwhitmania taraxaci genomic segment:
- a CDS encoding DNA-directed RNA polymerase subunit omega, whose product MDFKKINAPTTTVTRDLDKLDKPTGSIYESVMIISKRANQISVELKQELNRKLEEFANYSDNLEEVFENREQIEISKFYEKLPKPTLIAAQEFMQNKIYYRNPKTTEEQAVPNE is encoded by the coding sequence ATGGACTTTAAGAAAATCAATGCGCCAACAACCACGGTTACCAGAGACCTTGATAAGTTGGACAAGCCTACAGGAAGCATCTACGAATCGGTAATGATTATCTCCAAAAGAGCCAATCAGATTTCGGTAGAATTGAAGCAGGAACTCAATCGCAAGCTTGAAGAGTTTGCTAACTATTCCGACAACCTTGAAGAGGTTTTTGAGAATCGTGAGCAAATTGAGATCTCTAAGTTCTACGAAAAACTTCCTAAGCCAACACTCATTGCCGCTCAGGAATTTATGCAAAACAAAATTTACTACCGTAATCCTAAGACTACTGAGGAACAAGCGGTGCCAAACGAATAA
- a CDS encoding outer membrane protein assembly factor BamD — protein MNKIKLLSTTIIAIAVLAGCSGYEKILKSKDNELKYSKALMYYDKGDFYRASLLLEQILPIYRGTNRADTVNFYYAYSQYGQGDYLLASSYFDTFRKNYPKSSFTEQSEYLYGYCFYLTSPRPELDQENTNFAIEAFQEFLSRYPNSKKAEEAKNLITELFNKLEEKSYKSAWLYYHTENYKAAIVALGNSIKDYPNSKHREELMFLIQKSAFLYAENSIATKQKERYQATEDYYFNFIAEYPQSENLVEAKKMHETALKALKN, from the coding sequence ATGAATAAGATAAAGCTACTTTCGACTACAATCATTGCCATAGCGGTCCTTGCAGGCTGCAGTGGTTACGAGAAAATATTAAAGAGTAAGGATAATGAGCTTAAATACAGCAAGGCTCTTATGTATTACGACAAAGGCGATTTCTATAGGGCCTCGCTGCTCTTGGAACAGATTCTACCTATTTACAGAGGAACAAATCGTGCCGACACCGTAAACTTTTATTACGCTTACAGCCAATACGGTCAAGGAGATTACCTTCTGGCCTCTAGTTATTTCGACACTTTTAGGAAAAACTATCCTAAGAGTAGTTTTACCGAGCAATCGGAATACCTCTACGGATACTGCTTTTACCTCACCTCTCCCCGACCTGAACTGGATCAGGAAAACACCAACTTTGCAATTGAAGCGTTCCAAGAGTTTCTCTCAAGATATCCAAATAGCAAAAAGGCAGAGGAAGCAAAAAATTTAATTACCGAACTTTTCAATAAGTTGGAAGAGAAATCATATAAAAGTGCTTGGCTTTACTATCACACCGAGAACTACAAAGCAGCAATCGTAGCGTTAGGAAACTCGATTAAAGATTATCCGAATTCGAAACATCGCGAGGAGTTGATGTTTCTCATTCAGAAATCAGCATTTCTCTATGCCGAAAACAGCATTGCTACAAAACAAAAGGAGCGCTACCAAGCAACTGAGGACTATTATTTTAACTTTATTGCAGAGTACCCGCAATCGGAAAATTTAGTCGAAGCGAAAAAGATGCATGAGACAGCGCTCAAGGCACTCAAGAACTAG